The Paraburkholderia sp. D15 genome has a segment encoding these proteins:
- a CDS encoding acyl-CoA dehydrogenase, whose product MLYQSVPESFSAAITVLSRVRWLLDEAVLAVVRSCVIDGRLDAARLDEFQFASYEIALASAELLAAETACDRTDPEDCATDLDMGLSLAFATDAMTSVLQRLDALYVDLAIPAAGLHEVMQSAEFARLRQATCSSEVLAHLGEALASAGSIADTKHPDDVAMAQDAFRRFAKEVVAPLAERIHRHDLTVPSEILDGMREMGAFGLSIPESLGGSASETGNDALMMVAVTEALSEASLAAAGSLITRPEILSRALLTGGTDAQKQHWLPAIASGEALCGIAITEPDFGSDVASLSLKGTRADGGWLLDGAKTWCTFAGMANLLMVVTRTDPDRSAGHLGLSIMLVEKPSSDAHEFDFAQPGGGRLTGRAIPTIGYRGMHSFDLHFERFFVPDTHVLGGEAGLGKGFYYTMQGMTGGRMQTAARASGVMRAALDAAIRYAGDRKVFGRALSSYPLTRVKIARMAARYAACRKLTYAIARQLENDGAQMEASLVKLLACRSAEIVTREALQIHGGMGYAEESAVSRYFVDARVLSIFEGAEETLALKVVARALYDRALTRLAARKSEAPHAA is encoded by the coding sequence ATGCTCTATCAATCTGTTCCAGAAAGTTTTTCTGCCGCTATTACTGTGCTGAGTCGTGTTCGCTGGTTGCTCGACGAGGCGGTGCTGGCAGTCGTCCGTTCATGCGTGATCGATGGCAGGCTCGATGCAGCACGGCTAGACGAATTTCAGTTCGCCAGTTATGAAATCGCACTGGCGAGTGCTGAACTGCTTGCTGCCGAAACGGCCTGCGACCGCACCGACCCGGAGGACTGCGCCACCGACCTCGACATGGGCCTCTCGCTCGCCTTTGCCACTGATGCCATGACGAGCGTCCTGCAACGTCTCGACGCGTTATATGTCGACCTTGCCATTCCTGCCGCGGGGCTGCATGAGGTCATGCAAAGCGCGGAGTTTGCGCGCTTGCGCCAAGCGACATGCAGCAGCGAAGTGCTCGCGCACCTTGGTGAGGCGCTCGCCTCGGCCGGGTCGATTGCCGACACGAAGCATCCGGATGACGTCGCGATGGCGCAAGACGCGTTCCGGCGCTTCGCAAAGGAGGTCGTCGCGCCGCTTGCCGAACGCATACATCGTCACGATCTGACGGTACCTTCCGAAATCCTCGATGGCATGCGCGAGATGGGGGCCTTCGGACTCTCGATACCGGAGTCGCTCGGCGGCAGCGCATCGGAGACCGGTAACGACGCGCTGATGATGGTGGCCGTCACCGAAGCGCTGTCCGAGGCGTCACTTGCCGCGGCGGGCAGTCTCATCACGCGTCCAGAGATTCTCTCTCGCGCGCTGCTCACGGGCGGTACGGATGCTCAAAAGCAGCACTGGCTGCCGGCGATCGCATCGGGCGAAGCGCTCTGCGGCATTGCAATCACTGAGCCAGACTTTGGTTCCGATGTTGCGAGCCTGAGCCTTAAAGGCACACGTGCGGACGGCGGTTGGCTGCTTGACGGTGCGAAGACATGGTGCACCTTTGCCGGCATGGCGAACTTGTTGATGGTGGTTACCCGTACGGACCCCGACCGCTCGGCCGGACACCTCGGGTTGTCGATCATGCTTGTCGAGAAGCCGTCGAGCGACGCGCACGAATTTGATTTCGCGCAACCTGGCGGCGGGCGTCTTACCGGGCGGGCGATTCCGACCATCGGCTATCGCGGCATGCACTCGTTCGACCTGCATTTCGAGCGCTTCTTCGTTCCGGACACCCACGTCCTCGGCGGCGAAGCAGGTCTCGGCAAGGGCTTCTATTACACGATGCAAGGCATGACGGGTGGACGCATGCAGACCGCCGCGCGGGCCTCCGGCGTCATGCGCGCCGCGCTCGATGCGGCGATTCGCTATGCCGGCGACCGAAAGGTGTTCGGCAGAGCGCTGTCAAGCTACCCCCTCACGCGGGTGAAGATCGCGCGCATGGCCGCGCGCTACGCTGCATGCCGCAAGCTGACCTATGCAATTGCGCGTCAGCTCGAAAACGACGGCGCGCAAATGGAAGCAAGCCTCGTCAAGCTGCTGGCGTGCCGTTCGGCCGAGATCGTCACGCGTGAAGCGTTGCAGATCCACGGCGGCATGGGCTACGCGGAAGAGAGCGCCGTGAGCCGATATTTCGTCGATGCCCGCGTACTGTCGATCTTCGAAGGCGCTGAGGAGACACTTGCGCTCAAGGTCGTCGCGCGCGCGCTCTACGACCGCGCGTTGACGCGCCTTGCAGCAAGAAAAAGCGAGGCGCCCCATGCTGCCTGA
- a CDS encoding CoA transferase translates to MLPDAILKGMRIVEASAFVAAPLGGMTLAQLGAEVIRIDPLAGGLDYRRWPVTADNTSLFWCGLNKSKKSVTLDLASEEGRELAAALVTAPGPDAGILLTNFPPRAFLDYDALKARRADLIQLTITGDRHGRSAVDYTVNPRIGIPYLTGSGTPDEVCNHVLPAWDLVTGNLAALGILAAERSRRQTGAGQHVKLALEDAALAVMGHLGFLAEAQLGNQRERAGNDLFGAFGRDFLTADGQRVMIVGLTAKQWRSLCAATGLADNIDGLGKSLNLDLQQEGDRFIARAHLAALFAPWFEARTLADVASAFDAHAVCWSRYQTVRELVATDPECSLANPLFSAVVQPGVGELLAPGSPLAFSAFPRAAVQPAPRLGEHTEQVLTDVLGLSSAQLGGLIDRKIAGHSPA, encoded by the coding sequence ATGCTGCCTGATGCGATTCTGAAAGGCATGCGGATTGTTGAGGCGTCGGCGTTCGTCGCGGCGCCGCTCGGCGGCATGACGCTCGCGCAATTGGGCGCCGAAGTGATCCGCATCGACCCGCTCGCGGGCGGCCTCGATTATCGGCGCTGGCCGGTCACGGCGGACAACACAAGCCTCTTCTGGTGCGGGCTCAACAAGTCGAAGAAGTCCGTCACGCTCGACCTCGCGAGTGAGGAGGGGCGCGAACTTGCTGCCGCGCTCGTTACTGCGCCCGGTCCGGATGCGGGCATCCTGCTCACCAACTTTCCGCCGCGCGCCTTTCTCGACTATGACGCCTTGAAGGCACGTCGTGCCGACCTGATCCAGTTGACCATCACCGGTGACCGGCATGGCCGTTCGGCCGTCGATTACACGGTCAATCCGAGGATCGGCATTCCTTACCTCACCGGCAGTGGCACCCCCGACGAAGTGTGCAATCACGTGCTGCCGGCCTGGGACCTCGTTACAGGCAACCTCGCCGCACTTGGCATTCTCGCGGCCGAGCGCAGCCGCCGGCAAACCGGTGCGGGCCAGCACGTGAAACTTGCGCTTGAGGACGCGGCGCTTGCCGTGATGGGCCATCTCGGCTTTCTCGCCGAAGCGCAACTCGGCAACCAACGCGAGCGTGCGGGCAACGATCTGTTCGGCGCGTTCGGCCGTGACTTTCTCACCGCCGACGGCCAGCGCGTCATGATCGTCGGGCTTACCGCGAAGCAATGGAGATCACTCTGCGCGGCCACAGGCCTCGCCGACAATATCGATGGGCTCGGCAAGTCACTCAATCTCGATCTGCAGCAAGAGGGTGACCGTTTTATCGCACGTGCTCATCTTGCCGCGCTTTTTGCGCCGTGGTTCGAAGCACGAACGCTGGCTGATGTCGCCTCGGCGTTTGATGCCCATGCAGTCTGCTGGAGCCGATATCAGACCGTGCGCGAACTGGTGGCGACCGATCCGGAATGTTCGCTGGCGAATCCCCTGTTCTCAGCGGTCGTTCAGCCGGGAGTGGGCGAGCTGCTTGCGCCAGGGAGTCCGCTTGCATTCTCCGCATTCCCACGCGCGGCGGTCCAGCCCGCGCCGCGTCTTGGTGAACACACAGAACAGGTGCTCACAGACGTGCTGGGCCTGTCGAGCGCGCAACTGGGCGGATTGATCGATCGCAAAATCGCGGGCCACTCGCCGGCTTAA
- a CDS encoding acetyl-CoA hydrolase/transferase C-terminal domain-containing protein: MLTDSLPDLTPYLRGGDTVMWGQATAEPLTLTRALVAQRAHFGCLDLFLGIDLSGTIRTEHTDHFRFMSYCGAGGNRALAKAGLLDIIPAPYSLLLRELARAGMGIDVVLVQVAEADEDGMHSLGLANDLLIAAIEQARVVIAEVNPNVPRTYGERRLRPDEIDAFVPAAFAPLETASSVPSPQEERIAEHVASLVEDGATLQVGLGGVAEATLRRLTDRKDLGIHSGIVGDALVDLAESGALTNARKGRNTGRSVAGILMGTKRLYAYANRNPDIQLRGTDETHGAEALSSIERFVAINSAIEVDLTGQANSEVANGDYIGAVGGAPDFLRAAHRSRGGIPVIALRSTAGERSRIVASLSGPASTARCDAGVIVTENGIADLRGCSLTERMRRMIAIAAPQHREQLECRSQLMGNSP, encoded by the coding sequence TTGCTTACCGATTCATTGCCCGACCTCACGCCCTACCTGCGCGGAGGCGATACCGTCATGTGGGGACAGGCGACTGCCGAACCGCTGACCCTCACGCGCGCGCTAGTCGCACAGCGGGCGCATTTCGGGTGCCTTGACCTCTTTCTTGGAATTGACCTGAGCGGCACAATCCGAACGGAACACACCGACCATTTCCGCTTCATGAGCTATTGTGGCGCGGGGGGCAATCGGGCGCTCGCCAAGGCGGGGCTGCTCGACATCATCCCGGCGCCTTATTCGCTGCTGCTGCGCGAGCTTGCACGCGCGGGCATGGGTATCGACGTCGTTCTTGTGCAGGTCGCCGAGGCCGATGAAGACGGCATGCACAGCCTCGGTCTGGCAAACGATTTGCTGATCGCGGCCATCGAGCAGGCGCGAGTGGTAATCGCCGAGGTGAACCCGAATGTGCCGCGCACCTACGGCGAGCGTCGGTTACGCCCGGACGAGATTGACGCGTTCGTTCCTGCCGCCTTTGCGCCGCTCGAAACAGCGTCTAGCGTTCCGTCGCCTCAAGAAGAACGCATAGCGGAGCACGTTGCTTCACTTGTCGAAGATGGCGCAACGCTGCAGGTCGGGCTTGGGGGCGTCGCAGAAGCGACCCTCAGGCGATTGACCGACCGTAAGGATTTGGGCATTCACTCGGGCATTGTTGGCGATGCGCTGGTCGATCTGGCGGAGTCCGGTGCGCTCACGAACGCGCGCAAAGGGCGCAATACCGGCAGAAGCGTCGCGGGTATCCTGATGGGGACGAAGCGGCTCTATGCCTACGCCAACCGCAACCCCGATATCCAGCTGCGTGGCACCGACGAAACGCACGGTGCAGAAGCGTTGAGTTCGATCGAGCGCTTTGTCGCGATCAATTCCGCGATCGAAGTCGACCTGACGGGCCAGGCGAACTCTGAAGTCGCAAACGGCGACTATATTGGGGCGGTGGGGGGCGCGCCCGATTTTCTGCGCGCGGCGCATCGGAGCCGCGGGGGCATCCCGGTGATCGCGCTGCGTTCGACGGCGGGCGAACGATCACGTATTGTCGCATCGTTGTCCGGGCCCGCAAGCACGGCGCGCTGCGACGCCGGTGTGATCGTGACCGAGAACGGTATTGCGGACCTGCGTGGCTGCTCACTGACGGAACGCATGCGGCGCATGATCGCGATAGCGGCACCGCAACATCGCGAGCAGCTTGAATGCCGGTCGCAGTTAATGGGCAACAGCCCATGA
- a CDS encoding LysR family transcriptional regulator, which yields MDRWREVEVFVQTAELGSLSKAAEALGMSNAAASRHLSALEERLGARLIHRSTRRLTLSEVGESYYRNCKTVLVDMRDADTAVSATSLNPTGVLRISASLFFSVHIAPLLDQYTARYPNVTVHVEVANRYYDLVDNNIDVAIRAREYENDSAITIRRLAQTRRVLTVSPDYRNKHGVPDSVEALSSRPMLIYTYDNTPNDLVFRRGEETAQVRVKGLLESNDGHVLRAAALKGMGILVQPKCLVYDDLTAGRLISVLDEWDLPRLQINLAFQSRRHMSAKVRTFIDFLVEHFRQMDYEGKWTSFDQKPSRASK from the coding sequence GTGGATCGATGGAGAGAGGTTGAGGTATTCGTTCAGACTGCGGAGCTTGGGAGCCTTTCAAAAGCGGCCGAAGCGTTGGGTATGTCGAACGCGGCGGCCAGTCGGCATCTTTCGGCTCTTGAGGAACGGCTTGGCGCCCGCTTGATCCATCGAAGTACCCGACGGCTGACGCTTTCCGAAGTAGGCGAGAGTTATTACCGTAACTGTAAGACCGTCCTGGTTGACATGCGTGACGCCGACACCGCGGTTAGCGCCACGAGCCTGAATCCTACCGGGGTCCTTCGAATATCGGCATCGCTGTTTTTCTCAGTTCATATCGCGCCGCTTCTCGATCAATACACGGCGCGGTATCCGAACGTCACTGTTCATGTCGAGGTGGCGAACCGCTACTACGATCTGGTGGACAACAATATCGACGTGGCGATCCGAGCGCGGGAGTACGAGAACGATTCCGCCATTACAATCCGCCGGCTGGCCCAAACCCGCCGAGTCCTTACCGTTTCACCCGATTATCGGAACAAGCACGGGGTGCCGGATTCGGTCGAAGCGCTCTCAAGCCGACCGATGCTCATCTACACCTATGACAACACTCCAAATGATCTCGTCTTTCGCCGCGGCGAAGAAACGGCGCAGGTGCGAGTGAAAGGTTTGCTTGAGTCCAATGACGGCCATGTGCTGCGAGCCGCCGCCCTCAAAGGCATGGGTATCCTAGTGCAGCCGAAATGCTTAGTCTACGACGATTTGACTGCAGGACGCTTGATTTCTGTTCTCGACGAATGGGACCTACCACGTTTGCAGATCAACTTAGCCTTCCAAAGTCGCCGGCACATGTCAGCGAAGGTCCGAACCTTCATTGATTTCCTGGTAGAGCACTTCCGCCAGATGGACTACGAAGGAAAATGGACGAGCTTCGATCAAAAGCCGTCTAGGGCCTCGAAATAG
- a CDS encoding nuclear transport factor 2 family protein yields MTERDIEDLKVRLQALEDRNAIVDTLNQYGQALDYGDFDRLVDVFTKDAIRETKRLDGSVNRWEGEAGTIDFARRHSHAPDLYHKHLAFNPQVAIDGNTAKVVSYMFRFDPREGEPSFIWGMGRYLDKMRREPDGKWRISHRVSEIEDQWPGRFALIGGPGSKPAD; encoded by the coding sequence ATGACGGAAAGGGATATCGAGGACCTGAAGGTTCGCCTCCAGGCTCTCGAGGATCGCAACGCGATAGTCGATACGCTAAACCAGTATGGCCAGGCGCTCGACTACGGCGACTTCGATCGTTTGGTCGACGTCTTCACTAAGGACGCGATCCGCGAGACGAAGCGGCTCGATGGTTCCGTCAATCGCTGGGAGGGCGAAGCCGGGACGATCGATTTTGCGAGGCGCCATTCGCATGCACCGGATCTATACCACAAGCATTTGGCCTTTAATCCGCAGGTCGCGATTGACGGTAATACCGCTAAAGTGGTGAGCTATATGTTCCGCTTCGACCCCCGAGAAGGCGAGCCATCGTTTATCTGGGGGATGGGCCGGTATCTCGACAAGATGCGCCGTGAGCCGGACGGCAAGTGGCGCATCTCGCATCGCGTGTCGGAAATTGAAGATCAATGGCCGGGTCGCTTCGCCTTGATCGGCGGTCCGGGTTCCAAACCGGCGGACTAG
- a CDS encoding MFS transporter: MRNVRKISAAADAAMVPEHARYSNPDYREVRRVIISGYLGCAIEFYDFLLYTTAAALVFGPVFFGNLPPLMGTIAAYTTFAAGYVARPLGGVVFGHFGDRLGRKHMLVITMTVMGVASTLIGLLPTPQTVGWMAPALLLFLRVVQGIAAGGEYGGALMMAIEHCDQKRRGLFASLIAIGAPSGTVLASLAFGLFRLLPDSQFLQWGWRVPFLFSALLLVIGLYILSRVSESPLFLQALKREGEMSRFPLADLLRHEWKAVILAVVTSAGPLAVYIVGVTFTQTYIRHLGFDSSIALFALAIANGVNLVWFPVCAHLSDKYGRRPMLLIGFLLSILLIGPNFLLVSKGSPLLTTLAFWLLGSFAAGPIYGPLGAFLSEKFSTRTRYTGASIGYQLGSTLGAGLTPLIVTSIFASTGGTSVIGVCVFLAIFCSVSMLCVVLSRETRRADIAY; the protein is encoded by the coding sequence ATGAGAAACGTGAGAAAAATCAGCGCTGCCGCAGATGCGGCTATGGTGCCGGAGCACGCGCGCTACTCGAATCCGGATTATCGAGAGGTCAGGCGTGTCATCATCTCCGGTTATCTTGGATGTGCGATCGAGTTCTACGACTTCCTCCTGTACACCACCGCTGCAGCGCTGGTATTCGGGCCCGTTTTTTTCGGCAACCTCCCGCCGCTAATGGGCACGATTGCCGCATACACGACCTTTGCTGCCGGGTATGTAGCGCGCCCCTTGGGCGGAGTGGTTTTCGGCCACTTCGGGGATCGACTAGGGCGCAAGCACATGCTGGTCATCACAATGACGGTGATGGGTGTCGCTTCGACGTTGATCGGACTGCTGCCGACGCCCCAGACTGTTGGCTGGATGGCTCCGGCGCTATTGCTGTTCCTGCGTGTGGTGCAAGGCATCGCAGCGGGCGGTGAGTACGGCGGAGCATTGATGATGGCCATCGAACACTGTGACCAGAAGCGCCGGGGGCTCTTCGCATCGCTCATCGCGATCGGCGCGCCGTCGGGGACTGTGCTCGCCTCGCTTGCGTTCGGTCTTTTCAGACTGTTGCCGGACAGTCAGTTTCTGCAATGGGGATGGCGTGTCCCCTTCCTGTTCAGCGCTCTCCTGCTTGTCATCGGCCTCTATATTCTTAGTAGGGTCAGCGAGTCACCGCTCTTTCTCCAGGCGTTGAAGCGGGAAGGAGAGATGAGTCGGTTTCCTCTTGCCGATCTGCTACGCCATGAATGGAAGGCGGTCATTCTCGCCGTAGTCACGTCAGCAGGGCCGCTTGCCGTCTATATTGTCGGCGTTACTTTCACCCAGACCTATATCCGGCATCTTGGCTTCGACTCGAGCATTGCGCTTTTCGCACTCGCGATCGCAAACGGCGTCAATCTCGTCTGGTTCCCCGTCTGCGCCCATCTTAGCGACAAGTACGGACGTAGGCCGATGCTACTGATCGGCTTTCTGCTGTCCATTCTGCTGATTGGCCCCAACTTCCTGCTCGTTTCGAAGGGCAGTCCGTTGTTGACGACGCTCGCCTTCTGGCTCCTCGGTTCGTTCGCCGCAGGGCCGATCTACGGGCCACTGGGTGCGTTCCTGAGCGAGAAATTCAGTACGAGGACCCGCTACACGGGCGCTTCCATTGGTTATCAGTTGGGCTCTACGCTGGGCGCGGGCCTCACGCCGCTGATCGTGACATCAATTTTTGCTTCTACGGGCGGAACCAGCGTCATCGGAGTCTGTGTGTTTCTAGCCATCTTCTGCAGCGTCTCGATGCTCTGCGTCGTGCTGTCGCGAGAGACACGCCGGGCCGACATAGCGTATTGA
- a CDS encoding porin, producing the protein MDGRFALKGVVIGVGGVVAMSAVAQSNVTLYGSVDTGLAYSSSQTSLGSTSGGKSAVRMSQGVWNASKFGLLGTEDLGHGIKTIFRLESGFNSANGGQQYANAMFGRAAYVGLIHPVYGTLTAGRTYAAYYQALSRYSPTNVLSGYFGAHPGDLDGLDTGYRADNTIAYQSLTFRGVTVYGSYSLGGVPGSLNTGSTLAGALQYELGPIGAAAAFQRTNNSTPNGGPWGSNSTMSNNGAQQGVSAVTNGYQTAQAQQRFAVDGMYKFNNNLDVSLVYSNVQYIPGIRSAFTDTAIFNTGGIVLHWKPAVAFDLGFGYSYTRATRANGIASSARYQQFNLAQYYGLSKRTGLYALEAYQRAGGQTLGTGGKAQIINATATIGDGFNGTPSSSKSQFAAGLGIVHRF; encoded by the coding sequence ATGGATGGACGTTTTGCATTAAAAGGCGTTGTGATAGGAGTGGGTGGTGTGGTTGCAATGTCTGCGGTTGCTCAATCCAATGTGACGCTATACGGAAGCGTAGATACAGGGCTCGCGTATTCGAGTAGTCAGACGTCTTTAGGTTCGACGAGTGGAGGGAAGTCCGCGGTCCGGATGTCTCAGGGCGTTTGGAATGCAAGCAAGTTTGGTCTTCTCGGCACAGAGGATCTAGGTCACGGCATCAAGACAATTTTTCGCCTTGAAAGCGGATTTAACAGCGCTAACGGAGGGCAACAATACGCCAATGCCATGTTCGGACGCGCAGCATACGTGGGTTTGATTCATCCCGTGTACGGTACGCTCACGGCCGGCCGCACATATGCTGCCTACTATCAGGCACTATCTCGTTATAGTCCCACAAACGTTCTGTCCGGATATTTCGGAGCTCACCCCGGAGATCTAGATGGCCTCGATACGGGATATCGTGCGGACAACACGATTGCGTATCAGTCGCTGACCTTTCGAGGGGTAACGGTCTATGGTTCATATTCGCTTGGGGGCGTGCCAGGAAGCCTCAATACTGGTTCGACCTTGGCTGGCGCGCTCCAATACGAATTGGGACCGATTGGCGCAGCTGCGGCATTCCAGAGAACCAACAACTCGACCCCGAACGGCGGCCCATGGGGGTCAAACTCGACCATGTCGAATAATGGGGCGCAGCAGGGCGTATCTGCGGTGACCAATGGTTATCAGACAGCACAAGCGCAGCAACGCTTTGCTGTCGACGGTATGTACAAGTTCAACAACAACCTAGATGTATCGCTGGTCTATTCGAACGTCCAGTATATTCCCGGCATACGGTCGGCTTTTACCGATACCGCTATATTCAACACGGGTGGCATCGTGCTCCACTGGAAGCCGGCTGTAGCGTTCGATCTAGGGTTTGGATATAGCTACACGCGTGCGACGCGAGCTAACGGCATCGCAAGCTCGGCCCGTTACCAGCAGTTCAACTTGGCTCAATACTATGGTCTTTCAAAGCGCACCGGACTTTACGCGCTGGAGGCGTATCAGCGCGCAGGCGGACAGACTTTAGGCACAGGCGGAAAAGCACAAATTATCAATGCTACGGCGACTATCGGGGACGGGTTCAACGGCACACCATCGTCGTCGAAAAGCCAGTTTGCGGCGGGCTTGGGGATTGTTCATCGATTTTGA
- a CDS encoding intradiol ring-cleavage dioxygenase encodes MQNVDEDTITQIVLARHADAENPRLKQIITSVVEHLHGFARDIQLSEEEWFDGIQFLTEVGHITDDKRQEFILLSDTLGLSMLVTALNNRKPRGCTESTVFGPFFVEGAPVYENGADVGNGAKGEPCFVTGRVMGLGGEPVPDARVDVWQADSDGFYDVQYKDTEQAHGRGTLRTLPDGTFHFRSITAESYPIPHDGPVGRMLTALGRHPWRPAHLHFMIDAPRYERLITHVFRSGDEYLDSDSVFGVRSSLIANWERHNAGSAPDGTILDGPFGTLDFTFVLNRIDSVSGRTK; translated from the coding sequence ATGCAGAATGTTGACGAGGACACGATTACGCAAATCGTGCTGGCCCGCCACGCGGACGCCGAAAATCCCCGCCTTAAGCAGATAATTACGAGCGTAGTGGAACACCTGCACGGGTTCGCACGCGACATCCAGCTATCTGAAGAGGAATGGTTCGACGGTATTCAGTTCCTGACTGAAGTGGGACACATTACTGACGACAAGCGACAGGAATTCATCCTTCTTTCGGACACGCTCGGGCTGTCCATGCTTGTCACTGCGCTGAACAACCGGAAGCCACGTGGTTGTACTGAGTCCACGGTATTCGGCCCGTTTTTCGTCGAAGGCGCACCGGTTTATGAAAACGGTGCTGATGTGGGTAACGGCGCCAAAGGCGAGCCGTGCTTCGTGACTGGAAGGGTGATGGGGCTCGGTGGCGAGCCAGTGCCCGATGCTCGCGTCGACGTATGGCAAGCCGATTCTGACGGCTTCTACGATGTTCAGTATAAGGACACTGAACAGGCTCACGGCCGCGGTACTTTGAGAACGCTCCCCGATGGCACTTTCCATTTCCGTTCGATTACCGCAGAGTCGTATCCGATACCGCACGATGGACCGGTTGGTCGCATGCTGACCGCGTTAGGCCGTCATCCATGGCGGCCTGCACATCTGCATTTCATGATTGATGCGCCTCGCTACGAACGGCTCATTACACACGTCTTCAGGTCTGGCGATGAATACCTTGATTCTGATTCCGTTTTCGGGGTGCGCTCATCACTTATCGCAAATTGGGAGCGGCACAACGCGGGGAGTGCTCCCGATGGCACTATTCTGGACGGCCCTTTCGGCACGCTCGATTTCACGTTCGTCCTGAACCGCATTGACTCTGTCAGCGGACGAACCAAATAA
- a CDS encoding amidohydrolase family protein, giving the protein MQRKLIKGGHVISMDPRIGTGGLDVLVNGTRIEEIGAGLSADDAEIVDASDCIVIPGLVNAHMHTWLTALRGLASNWTLPQYFRSVHAGLATLFTPDDIYIGTLVGALNQLNSGTTTLGDWCHNNPTPAHTDRAVDGLLESGIRSVFFHGSPKPDPKPGQKNFSEIPHSHSEVERLLKERFGRRDGLVTLGMAILGPHYSTYEVSAHDFKLARELGLVASMHCAGLDAKTPDGWERLAQAGLLDSRTNVVHGNNLSDTQLQMMLGCGVTFSLAPETEMQQGHGHPITGRLRDAGYGPSLGADLESCIAGDMFTVARVALASQRALDNADSKAWQGSLPATSTLSCDDALAWVTLRGAEALGLAEEIGSLTPGKQADIVLVRADAMNMRPLHDPAAALIMQANTSNIDTVLVAGEYRKRAGELNYGVLARRLHELEASGARIGSGLNRLLAPQ; this is encoded by the coding sequence ATGCAGCGAAAACTAATCAAGGGCGGTCATGTAATCTCCATGGACCCTCGTATCGGAACCGGTGGACTTGATGTGCTCGTCAACGGAACCCGGATTGAAGAGATTGGAGCAGGGTTGAGCGCAGACGATGCGGAGATTGTCGATGCATCGGACTGCATAGTCATTCCCGGGCTGGTTAACGCTCACATGCATACCTGGCTAACCGCGCTGCGTGGGCTTGCATCAAACTGGACGTTGCCGCAGTACTTCCGCAGCGTGCACGCCGGTTTGGCGACCCTTTTCACCCCGGACGATATCTATATCGGTACGTTGGTCGGTGCCTTGAATCAACTCAATAGCGGGACCACCACTCTGGGAGACTGGTGCCACAACAATCCCACGCCGGCTCACACTGACCGCGCCGTTGACGGTCTTCTTGAATCCGGTATTCGCAGCGTCTTCTTCCATGGTTCTCCGAAGCCGGACCCGAAGCCCGGTCAAAAAAATTTCAGCGAAATACCGCATTCACACTCGGAAGTGGAGCGACTTCTGAAGGAGCGGTTCGGTAGGCGCGACGGGCTCGTAACCCTGGGTATGGCGATCCTCGGGCCTCACTACTCGACCTATGAGGTGTCGGCTCACGATTTCAAGCTTGCTCGGGAACTGGGCCTCGTCGCCAGTATGCATTGCGCTGGGCTGGATGCGAAAACGCCTGATGGATGGGAGCGTCTTGCGCAGGCCGGATTGTTGGACTCGCGAACGAATGTTGTCCACGGAAACAACCTGAGCGACACGCAATTGCAGATGATGCTCGGATGCGGCGTGACGTTCTCGCTGGCTCCCGAAACGGAAATGCAGCAAGGTCATGGTCACCCTATCACGGGGCGGCTGCGCGATGCTGGCTATGGACCTTCGCTCGGCGCTGACCTTGAATCCTGCATTGCGGGCGATATGTTCACTGTCGCCCGCGTGGCACTCGCATCGCAAAGGGCGCTTGACAACGCGGATTCGAAGGCGTGGCAGGGGAGCTTGCCCGCAACTTCGACCTTATCGTGCGACGACGCCCTTGCTTGGGTCACCCTGCGCGGCGCTGAGGCTCTCGGTCTGGCCGAAGAGATTGGTTCGCTGACTCCGGGAAAACAGGCCGACATAGTTTTGGTTCGCGCTGACGCCATGAACATGCGCCCATTACACGACCCTGCGGCTGCACTCATCATGCAGGCAAACACGTCGAACATCGACACGGTGCTAGTTGCGGGCGAGTACCGCAAGCGTGCCGGCGAGTTGAATTACGGTGTGCTCGCGAGGCGCCTTCACGAACTCGAAGCGTCCGGTGCGCGTATCGGGAGTGGTCTGAATCGATTGCTGGCTCCTCAATGA